Part of the Desulforegula conservatrix Mb1Pa genome is shown below.
GGGGACTCGAGGTGGATTTTGGGCTCAAAGTTTAATTGACATGAATGGCTAAAGAACGTATTTGATTTTTTCTGAAGTGTCTTGCCAGATATATGAACCTCTTGAATTCTTGAAGAAAAAATAAAATGGTTTTTAGTTCAGTTATTTTTCTATTCTATTTTTTGCCTTTGACTCTATTTGTCTACTATTTTGCGAGGCACAGGAACTTTGTATTCCTTGTTGCAAGTCTTCTTTTTTATTCATGGGGAGAGATTGAGTATCTTTATCTTCTCATGGCTTCTTGTGTGATTAATTATGCTTTTGGCTTAATGATAGAAAAAAGGCGGCCTTTTTCTGCAAAAACATCACTGGTTGCAGGAGTGTCAGTTAATATTCTCACCTTGATTTTTTTCAAGTATACAAATTTTCTTGTTGATTCTGCCAACAGCTTTCTGCCTGAAACTTTAAGATTATCCGTATCTGCAATAAAACTGCCTCTTGGGATTTCATTTTTTACCTTTCATTCTCTGTCATATCTTGTCGATATATACAGGAAAAAAGTGACGGCCGAAAAAAATCCTGTTAACCTCATGCTTTATATTACCATGTTTCCCCAGCTTGTTGCCGGGCCCATAATACGCTTCAGCATTATTGCAGATGAAATAAGGCAAAGAACCGAGTCTTCGGAGAAATTTGTCAAAGGAATAAAAATCTTTGTAATTGGTCTTGCCCAAAAAGTTCTTATCGCAAACACCATAGCCGCGCCTGCTGATAAGATATTCAGTCTTCCTGTGTCAGAGCTTAATGCCGGGCTGGCCTGGCTTTCAGCAATTTTTTATACGATTCAGATCTATTTCGATTTTGCAGGATATTCCAATATGGCAATCGGTCTTGGCCATATGTTCGGACTGACTTTCCCCGAAAATTTTAACTATCCATATATATCCCAGTCCATTACAGAGTTCTGGCGAAGATGGCATATGACCCTTTCCCAATGGTTCAGGGACTATGTTTATATACCTTTGGGCGGGAATCAGGCAGGAAAAATAAAAACATACAGAAATCTTTTCATTGTTTTTTTTCTTTGCGGGCTTTGGCATGGAGCCAACTGGACGTTTGCCGCTTGGGGTATTTATCACGGGTTGTTTTTAATATTTGAACGCATGGGGCTTGGGGGGATAGTGGAAAAAGCATGGCGTCCGATCAGGCATGCTTATACAATTATTTTAGTCATTATTGGATGGGTCCTTTTCAGGTCTGATACATTCACCCAGGCAAGTATGCATTTAAAGGCAATGGCAGGTTTTGGAACAGGCAAAGGACTTGTCCATAATGCCAATCAATATCTTGATAATAATGGGATAATCATGGCGCTGATTGCAGGAGTTCTGTTTTCCGTACCAATATCCGTAATTATGGGAAAATTATCTGTAAGAATTGAAAATATCTGGTCTTGTAATCCTTTGATTTCGAACTCACTGGGTTTTGTTCTGACAAGTATGCTCTATATGGTTCTTGCCGTTCTTGTGATCATGAGTCTTGCAGCCAGTTCTTACAATCCTTTTATATATTTCAGGTTTTAGCAAATGGATCAGAGATTTCGGATTTTTTCAGATTACACTGGTAGATGGATTTCAATAATTGTTTTTATACTTGTAATTGCTATGCCCATGATTGGCCATATTGGCGGTTATTTTGATCAGGCTTATATTTCAACAACTGAAAAAAGAGTCCCGAGTGTCTGGCCTGACAATTCTTTGATAAGAAGTGATTTTAAAAAGTATGCAAGTTCTGTTGAATCCTATCTTAATGACCATTTCGGATTTAGGGAGAGGCTTGTTCGTCTTAACAGCCTTATCAGGTTGAAATTTGGTATTTCCTCATCTGACAAGGTTACAATCGGCAAAGATGGCTGGCTTTTTTATAGCGCTGAAAATATACTCGGTGAGTATCGAGGGACTCAGAATTTCTCTGAAGACGACATGGATTCATGGATGGAAGCAGAAACTTCTAGACATAAATGGCTGGCTGAAAGAAATATTTTTTATACAGTCGCTTTTTTTCCTGAGAAGTCTTCTGTTTACCCTGAGTATCTGCCTGATTGGGCAAAAAAAAGGGTTGCGCCTTCAAGAATTGAGCAGATAACTCCAAGACTTGAAGATTCCGGGATTTGTTTTGTAGATGTTACTCCTTCTGTAATTGATGCGAAAAAAACAGACCCTGTTTTTTATAAGACAGACTCTCACTGGAATTTTCACGGAGGCTTTGCCGGGTACACTGCTTTGATGCAGACTTTAAAAAAGCATTTTCCCGAATTAAAACCATTAACCAGGGATGATCTTGAATTAGGATACAAAGAATCAAATAATCAGGATCTTACCCAGATACTTAATCTTACAGGTTATCTGCGCGATTCCAATGCAGATTCCTGTATTTTAAAAAAGCCTTCACATGTTATTTCAATTGAATCCCTTAATAAAGATGACGCCTTGCCGGTTGTTGTTAAAACAGATCTGGGAAATGCTCCGCGAGTCCTTATCATGCGGGATTCCTTCATGGACTTGTTGATGCCGTATATTAACGAAACGTTTAATGAGATCCTGTATTTACCGCATGGTGATCATTCGTTTAACGAAGAGCTTATTTCAAAATTCAAGCCTGATATTGTAATCAGCGCTATGGTTGAGAGAGGCTTGAAATATCCTTCGCATGGGCCGGCTCCGGTAGATACACCGTATATAATTGAATGGGGGCCTAAAGAGATAGTTTCCGGCGAAACTTTTTATTTAAGGAATGAAGGACAACCCGCTGTATGGGTAAAATCAAAAAATATTAACCAGACCACTGTAATTATCTGGGACGGAGTTGAGCTGAAAACAGACAGGGATCTTGCTAATGGAGTTGTAGCTGCTTCAATTCCTGAACACCTTATTCAGCATAAGGGAACTCTTAAATTAGCCATTAAAAATAATGACAATGGAAAAATTTCGAGGGAATTCAAAGTGAAAGTAAATTAGTAGGGTTTGACACTGATTGGATCTTAACTATGATGAACTCGCAAAAAGCCAGAAACGGGCGTCTGCGTCATGCCGGACTTGATTCTGTATCTTTGTATTTTCAGTTAGTTCTGGATTCCGCTTCCCGGTTTTCACAGGGACAGGTCCCAGCGGAAT
Proteins encoded:
- a CDS encoding MBOAT family O-acyltransferase, producing MVFSSVIFLFYFLPLTLFVYYFARHRNFVFLVASLLFYSWGEIEYLYLLMASCVINYAFGLMIEKRRPFSAKTSLVAGVSVNILTLIFFKYTNFLVDSANSFLPETLRLSVSAIKLPLGISFFTFHSLSYLVDIYRKKVTAEKNPVNLMLYITMFPQLVAGPIIRFSIIADEIRQRTESSEKFVKGIKIFVIGLAQKVLIANTIAAPADKIFSLPVSELNAGLAWLSAIFYTIQIYFDFAGYSNMAIGLGHMFGLTFPENFNYPYISQSITEFWRRWHMTLSQWFRDYVYIPLGGNQAGKIKTYRNLFIVFFLCGLWHGANWTFAAWGIYHGLFLIFERMGLGGIVEKAWRPIRHAYTIILVIIGWVLFRSDTFTQASMHLKAMAGFGTGKGLVHNANQYLDNNGIIMALIAGVLFSVPISVIMGKLSVRIENIWSCNPLISNSLGFVLTSMLYMVLAVLVIMSLAASSYNPFIYFRF
- a CDS encoding alginate O-acetyltransferase AlgX-related protein produces the protein MDQRFRIFSDYTGRWISIIVFILVIAMPMIGHIGGYFDQAYISTTEKRVPSVWPDNSLIRSDFKKYASSVESYLNDHFGFRERLVRLNSLIRLKFGISSSDKVTIGKDGWLFYSAENILGEYRGTQNFSEDDMDSWMEAETSRHKWLAERNIFYTVAFFPEKSSVYPEYLPDWAKKRVAPSRIEQITPRLEDSGICFVDVTPSVIDAKKTDPVFYKTDSHWNFHGGFAGYTALMQTLKKHFPELKPLTRDDLELGYKESNNQDLTQILNLTGYLRDSNADSCILKKPSHVISIESLNKDDALPVVVKTDLGNAPRVLIMRDSFMDLLMPYINETFNEILYLPHGDHSFNEELISKFKPDIVISAMVERGLKYPSHGPAPVDTPYIIEWGPKEIVSGETFYLRNEGQPAVWVKSKNINQTTVIIWDGVELKTDRDLANGVVAASIPEHLIQHKGTLKLAIKNNDNGKISREFKVKVN